The sequence ACTTTTCACAATTAGGAAGCGATGCCTTCACTGGGGTAGGCTTTAAGAAATGGAAGAATGCAAGAGAATGTTTTGACAAACGTGTTGGTCCTATTGATAGTTTCCACAATAAAGCTAGAGAAGTGGCTAATTATCTAATGAACCAAAAGACACATATTGAAGCAGTTGTGATCAAACAGTCAGAAGAAGAGTGTATGAAATATCATCTTTACTTGAATGGATCAATAGATTGCACTAAGTTCTTTTTGCGACAAGGCCTTCCTTTTTGTGGTCACGATGAAAGAGACACTTCAAATAATAGGGGGAATTATTTAGAGCTCTTGCAATTCCTTGTGGATCATGATGAGAAAATAAGGGAAGTTGTGTTGGAAAATGCTTTGGGAAATCTCAAGCTAATAGCTCATTCAATTCAAAAAGATATTGTCAATTCATGTGCCTTCGAAACTATTAAGGCTATTATGAAAGAAGTGAAGGAGAGCAAATTCTTTTCTATAATGGTAGATGAATCACGTGATATTTCAACAAAGGAGCAAATGGCAGTGATTTTGCGTTATGTGGACAACAAAGGTCAAGTAATTGAAAGGTTCGTGGGAGTCCAACATGTTACCGAAACAACTTCAAGTAAACTAAAAGAAtccattgatgagttcttgaaACTACATGATTTGAGCTACTCCAACCTATGAGATCAAGGTTATGATTGCATGCGTAATATGAGAGGTGAGTTCAATggccttaaaaaaaaatttggatgtAGAGAGTTGTGCATTCTATGTTCATTGTTTTGCTCATCAACTTCAATTAGCTCTTATTGTTGTAGCAAAGAAAAACTCCAATGTTACCGCTATTTTCACATTGACTAATAGTTTGGTGAATGTTGTTGGATGCTCATGTAAGCGTCGTGATGCACTTAGAGAGAAACAACaagaaaattgaaggaaattttgtgaaaaacatgttcatttgagcaacatctatgacatgcaattaacatttaaaggcggaatcatgcttgtatgcactcaaaaacaaaacattacccatgaaattcaaagcctagtagaaaggtgaaccaagactcaactcaagaacaaagtgagttgagacattttatacctttgttgattcctctttgcataagcaaaggctaatcacccaaggagagggccttcattccttgcttcttagatccacggatttcttggatgaggatggttaaAAGGATtatccaagttcccaaagttgagaacctctaatttttccacaccaaggatggacttgaagaagagataagtgaccttggaggaggaaagattgctagctaatctcctccaaggggccagcctcctagagagaaagggagagacatgttctctccaattttctccaaaagaaaaccctaaggatgaaatgtctataaagttgcctttataccacctcacaatggagtggcaaacttgcaattaagccaagttcactacccctctctacatggccggccattaagggttcattgggctttcatgccttttgtgttttaaagttgtcatactacttgagttaatgggcttgacattcaaatcccattgggccttgcggctgatgcgaaaattatcttaacacacaaatttaaccctattttgacaattgtagtacaagtataagtagggatcgttctggaccggggattaggagggcttgctaataacctctaaactgactcaaaaacataaaactaaacttaaaaacacttaacaagactcacaagactcaaagcaaacttaaaatactcaaaacaacttaaaacaaccaaataaacttaaactagacactaggaatgactttggacgaaaattgacttttaattgaatcaaaacacttaaaaacacaaactaaaacagatttgaaacactttgaaacaggaaactaaaagggggggttttgatttggatgaagttgaaacaaacaaataagtatgaaaaactagacagattgtaaaacaaatgtgagaaataagatgatggatgtgatagctagaggctttttctccacacatgacatgtatgcaaataactcgatttctagttactacttcattgaattatgaacgataatgctccaaattaaccgtgacatcactagttaactctcagattttccttattttattggattggatgacatcattcgacaacccaaaacactcttctaaagttccctacatgacatcataatagagatacaatcaaagatcattacgtttaatgaaaatcataagcattgacaaagcacttgcaactatgacatcatgtcgcttatgctagaaattgaacttaacgcgatcgtttataagcgaccttcactacatgtgaatataagtttgtaacgattatgtgaaacttccttatattctagcaacggatttatgcatgccaattaagtgtcgacccttaattaacaaatacaaataagttatcaatcaaatagttaagccaattgcattcacgattcaagagttcataactggaatttatcaaattatattgcacacataatcatggctttaaAATCaaccctagccaagaggggtttagccactcatattcacaaaagaacaaaagaaaatgaatttaaacattggaaacaaaagaaagaaaacacctaaacgcttcaataatccaagttggacaacaagcacgtccaagcacttttattcccttcctttgctatggcacaaggtgttggtgagtgtttgaaggtttgtttgtatggaggaatggctgaatgtgtttaggttggatggaggtcacggcaaggaaagggaaataaaggTGCAtgtaattgtgtttttgttgtgggaatgtgtagaatggttaagaagaaaagactctgccttgcggcagaatgtgtcttcctcccttctccctaaactgtccCCCTCAATGTGTCTTTAgatggatatatttataggctagggagaggatgtagtgggtggtggtaatgaatggatgtagtggtaggtgaatgtgttgggtggttgaaatgagtggatgtgttggtaggtgaatgtgttgggtggttgtaatgagtggatgtgttgggtgaaatgagtggatgtagtggtaggtgaatgtgttgggtgattGTAATGAGTAGATGTGTTAGGTGAAATgagtgagtgtttggtaatgagtggatgtaatgggtgtagtggatggatgtttggtaatgagtggatgtaatgggtgtaatggatgagtgtttggtaatgagtggatgtaatgggtgtagttgatggatgtttgtagttgtaggtcaacacacttgcacacacacatgctgatttctagccttctaatcttcaaaaatgtccatccttatgtctccatgcttgcactatccaatctggaccaaaaatgctccaaaatgctccaaataacactttgttgccaactttgttatttgaacctacaaacacacgaaaatagcttaaagtactaaaataactagaataaaaCTAAGTAAAtaccaagaaacaagctaactaagttgcataaatatgctcctatcagcggcccaaaactaactcgaggtctttaacgaactttattcatttgattaattaacatattaattaatccttgccataaataattaaaccatttaattatccttactcatctccgttgtttcttcaatctctaccttacacgatgtacaatccattaggttccttttagcaagatagtgggcgattagaactctttcaaatcgattgtgaattgaaacttactttcaattctccctttagtgattatacacgtttagggcttccacaaaccatgagtgacacctagcagtatgtcatggttacccaagctaatcagaagaggtagagaacctattcagtttaggattacaatgtaatacggtctttctctaatacaatactcttaaccacattgtttggtttgatagtttaatcatgtctactatccaatgtgattcatttacttatatgattaccttgaatgtgatttggaacgacttcctaactctcattcatactctggccagagattcttaatcatatcatacagtattctccctcaaatggtttgaaggttagagatcccttgttgcgtattcacttgcctccatggctaagtggcttaaccccaactatgccgtggacaccctctgacagagtgactttgacatagtcaaagatcaaggacttaaccacaagacaactatgatgcctaaggtcaaatgactactttgcattatcccaaccatgagttctcatgtgacatgagtatgagaactcctcgttgatcgtgttcagtggactcattctctattgagcacctacatgcttgtcttggtgtcaatcacaccaatgactcgagaccagtcactctccctaagagaagacatagcacatactgatcttaacggactgtcaatgcccaattggcaatcctatgatcaggaacgtttagaatatgtatacgaaagagaatggtctcatgaatctaacttctttaaattacattctcctaattacatattccttggacttatcgtttaagcatataacatttatatgagacggcttaaaacaataatctttaccattgatattaaactagattagtttaacatgtaaaatgtctgtaaagtatcatcatatgattggttttagggcacatttccaacaaaaatcTCATGAAAACTGTTGAAAATGATTGTCTTGAAACAAGGCAAGGGTTAAATCAAGAAACTAGTCTCAAACGTGCTGGAGATACATCGTGCTAGGGATACACTGTGGAATTCACATTATGCTGCTTTGATTAGTTTGATTACAATGTTCTCATCTGTGGTGGATGTGCTTGACATGATTGTTGAAGATTGCTACAATTGTAGTGTTGGTGAAGCAAAaagattattaaaatatttacaatctTTTTGAGTTTGTGTTCCTCCTCTTTTTGATGAAATCCATATTAGGAGTTACAAACGATTtgtcacaagcattgcaaaaaaaaaaaaaaagatcaagagattgtgaatgcaatggctTTAGTCAAGACACGTAAAGAACAACTACGTTGCATGAGGAATGATGAAAAATTTGATCTTTTGGTTGATAAAGTGTCATCTTTTTGTGTTGAACATGAAATTGAGGTGCCTAATATGGATGATTTATATGTCATTCAAGGAAAGTCATTGCGTAAGGCTCCAAGAAAGACCAATCGTCATCATTACATAATGGAGCTCTTTTTTGAGGTCATTGATTTCCAACTTACAAAATTAGATGATCGATTCGCTGAAGGTAAGACCGAATTGCTTATTTGCTTGGCATGTTTGAGTCTGAATGATTCATTTGTAGCTTTTGATACAAAGACACTTGTTCGCCTTGCTCAGATGTATCTTAAAGATTTCACGGATCAAGATAGATCGGCACTTCAAGATCAACTTGATATTTACATTCATTTTGTGCGTTTGATAATGATTTTTCTCAATTGCGGGGGATTAATGAGCTTGctaagaaaatggtgaagaaaggGTTGCATCGAACATTAGCATATGTATATCTGCTTGTTCAGTTGGCTTTGGTTTTACTAGTTACAACCGTTTCAGTGGAGAGGGCATTTTCCGCTATGAATATCATTAAAGGTCCACTTCgcaacaaaatgggagatcaatggttgagtgacagcttagttgtttacattgagaaagaTGTTTTTTCATGTATTGGTAATGAAGCTATCATGGAACATTTTCAGACTATGAAACCTCATCGTGGACGCTTGAATTAGGATTTTATAGCTTGTAATGTTGTTTTGCACAtgatttttgaatgaaatgtaCTATATTTAACTTTTCAGTGTTATTTTTATCTATAAATTTTTTGACCTTTATTATTGGGACCCATCGAGTTTAAAATCCTGGATCCGTCACTGCTAGAAAGTATAGTAATCGTCCCGACCTAGTGAGAAACCACCCAACCTAATGCAAAATTAGTtagtattatttaattttttggtattttgtagACTTGGCAAACAAGtcatgtttgtcattttcatgtcATATATGTTATCGTAACAGGTTCTGTCGTGTCAAACTAGTTATCTTAGCATGTTCTTGACAAGTGACCCAATAATGATCAGATTCGTTAATGGATCGTATCGTTTCGTGTCAGGTTAACGGGTCATGCAATAAACTATCATGTTATGTCTAAATCTCACAAATGATATCTTATCGGGTTCTTAACGGTGACCTGATAATGACCCGACTTGTGAAGATGTTCTTAACTAGTGACTCAAAAACAATCCGACTAATTAATGAGTTGATCTGTAACCTGTTATTTTTGTATCATTCGTTTTAGGTTATAGTTTGTGTAAGAAATTGCCAGACATTGTATTTTGCACCAAGAaaataagtaaaaaataaaGGCCTAGTGGTTCAAAATGAATGACGAGTTTCTCGTCCTAGTGACATCTTAGACCCGCAATCGATCTTCCTGGCCTAGCAACAATGCAGACGTATGACGAGGTTCCTGACACTCGTATACCAACCTTTCTCAGCCCTGTGGCTAAATCCATGTAAGTACATGGAGGGTAGTTAAGTCCCAACCTCAACCAACCCAGAAGAGTATTCAAATTAGGGTTAAGCTACatagattaaatttttaaaccaaaattttaaactaaatgatatgctactaataagaaataagcacgttaatcaacatttaagtaataatacaatcatcaacaaccgtatcatttggtttacaaaatttgatttaaaattttgatctctctAATATTACCCAGCAAATTCTGATGACAAGCTTTGGCCGGGGAGGGCACGGTGTGCTCTGACTTTCCGAATCACGAAAGCCATCTTATGATTTAAATCATTCTTATTAGTTTAGTGATCATACCTAGTCCAAGACgtgattccttgcttggttgctcAATAGCTTAGCTTGGTTGGTAACATATCTGTCATCTGTGAACAAGTCCCAAAGAATGATCAAATTCCTTCTTGGCGGCTTCCTAGGCTGAAAAGAGAGAAACGTTTTGTCAAACATATATTGGTACCAATGTTGAGTCGGTTCTCGCGACCATCGCCGAAGAGCTTAtccttcctttcttctttcattgaaccttcaaaaaaataaaaaatgttcaaTTGGTTGCTTTAGTCAGCCATTATTGTTTTAGTTGTTGATCAGCTTAAAATGTTGATCCTTTATTTTCAAGATAATCAAGGATATGATCATACGACTCGTAGATTTAGTCAAACATATATTGGTTTCAAGATGTTTTTAGTTCTAAATTTTGGGAGATTTT is a genomic window of Malus domestica chromosome 09, GDT2T_hap1 containing:
- the LOC114823088 gene encoding uncharacterized protein; its protein translation is MDDQGVAVKEVLVQLLRVFFRRSLASLHQGFDEAIFENDLHVHQNLYPERATSTEWPVGEVPRSDAFTGVGFKKWKNARECFDKRVGPIDSFHNKAREVANYLMNQKTHIEAVVIKQSEEECMKYHLYLNGSIDCTKFFLRQGLPFCGHDERDTSNNRGNYLELLQFLVDHDEKIREVVLENALGNLKLIAHSIQKDIVNSCAFETIKAIMKEVKESKFFSIMVDESRDISTKEQMAVILRYVDNKGQVIERFVGVQHVTETTSSKLKESIDEFLKLHDLSYSNL
- the LOC139187780 gene encoding uncharacterized protein, with product MALVKTRKEQLRCMRNDEKFDLLVDKVSSFCVEHEIEVPNMDDLYVIQGKSLRKAPRKTNRHHYIMELFFEVIDFQLTKLDDRFAEAFDTKTLVRLAQMYLKDFTDQDRSALQDQLDIYIHFLALVLLVTTVSVERAFSAMNIIKGPLRNKMGDQWLSDSLVVYIEKDVFSCIGNEAIMEHFQTMKPHRGRLN